A window from Temnothorax longispinosus isolate EJ_2023e chromosome 1, Tlon_JGU_v1, whole genome shotgun sequence encodes these proteins:
- the LOC139817557 gene encoding uncharacterized protein: protein MYSSFPKGKSHIANSVELVKELSNVHIMEDHTLVSLDVVSLFTNVPIERVIDSISSRWKYIADNCKIPESEFLLAVRMVLESTFFMFNGVIYQQTFGSPMGSPLSPIGADIVMQDLEERALELLSFTPPFYERYVDDIAMAIPSTECTHTLEVFNSFHPRLQFTMEVSVDGRLNFLEITMIRTENRLQFDWFHKSTFSGRYLNFLSQHPHCQKKGTVICLIDRVFKLSHPKFHEKNLKLVIHILLQNCYPLEFIFKVMQERLKFLFSNSCNTDDENSIDKVPYFTIPYVPQLTEKYKNLTKDLNVKLSYFSFK, encoded by the coding sequence ATGTATAGTAGCTTCCCAAAAGGAAAGAGTCACATTGCGAACAGTGTAGAATTAGTTAAAGAACTTTCCAACGTTCATATCATGGAGGATCACACACTTGTATCACTCGATGTGGTTTCCCTTTTTACTAATGTTCCTATTGAAAGGGTTATCGACAGTATTTCATCGAGATGGAAATACATTGCCGACAATTGCAAGATCCCGGAATCGGAGTTTCTTCTGGCTGTCAGAATGGTATTAGAATCAaccttttttatgtttaatggCGTAATATACCAACAGACTTTCGGATCACCCATGGGCTCCCCGTTGTCTCCCATAGGGGCGGACATAGTGATGCAGGATCTTGAGGAAAGGGCACTTGAGTTGTTGAGTTTCACTCCACCTTTCTATGAGAGATATGTGGATGATATTGCAATGGCAATACCTTCTACTGAATGCACTCACACTTTAGAGGTATTCAATTCTTTTCACCCGAGATTGCAATTTACCATGGAGGTCAGTGTGGATGGCAGGTTGAATTTTTTAGAGATAACGATGATCCGGACTGAAAATCGTTTGCAATTCGATTGGTTCCACAAATCTACCTTCTCCGGGagatatctaaattttttgtcCCAGCATCCCCATTGCCAGAAGAAAGGAACAGTCATTTGTTTAATAGATCGAGTATTCAAGCTGTCGCATCCtaaatttcacgaaaaaaaCCTTAAATTAGTGATtcatattttgttacaaaattgcTACCcgttagaatttatttttaaggtaATGCAGGAACgattgaaatttcttttttctaatagCTGCAATACTGACGACGAGAACTCGATAGATAAGGTTCCTTATTTCACGATACCCTATGTCCCTCAGttgactgaaaaatataagaatttaacTAAAGATCTAAATGTAAAGCTCTCGTACTtcagttttaaataa